Below is a window of Corallococcus silvisoli DNA.
CGCGGCCCTACGTGGACTAAAGCATGCCCTCGATGGACAGCCTTCTGGCCGAAGTCTCCCGGCACCACTACCCGGAACCGCCTGCGACGCCGGAGCAAATCGCGGCCTTCGAGGCGCGCGCGGGCTGGCAGTTGGACCCCGACCTGCGCGCCTTCTACCTGCACTGCAACGGCGCGGCCCTCTTCCGTCCACGGCTGACCGCGAACTACCGCGTCCTCTCGCTCGACGAAATCCGCCGCGGCCGAGCTGCTATCCGCGGCAGCGAGTCGGACAAGGACGGCCCGGCCTCCTGGTACACGCTCCTCTACCTCCAGGACGGCGACTACATCCTCGCGGACGTCTCGCGAAAGGAAGGCGGGCGGTACCCCCTCCTCGATGCCTTCCACGAGACGTTCCCCGACCCCGTGGAGACCCGCCAGATTGCCGCGTCGTTCAGCGAGTTCCTGGCCAAGGCACTGGCCAGCGGGGACGACTTCTTCTGGCTGGACGGATGAACACTGCCCGCGCGTGGCGCACCCGTCCCGCGCGTGCGATGTCCGCGACCGTGCCCACCCACGACAAGACGAAGACGCCCCCGGAGCGGCGCCGCGCGCCCGCGGGCACCACCGTGCGCATCGACGGCCTGCGCCTCTCCCGCGAGGCCTGGGCCCGCGTGGAGGCGCTGACAGCCCAGCTCCGCCGCGCTGGCATCCCCCGCGCCCGTCCGTCCGGCGCGCTGGAGCTGCTAGTGCTCCACCCGGAGGTGGCCGCCCAGGTCCTGGCCGGTGGCTGCCGCGTTCACCCCTGCGCCACGTGCGGCGCCTGGCTGGACGCGGCGGGCGCGATGGTTCACCAGGACACGCTGCCTGGACACAAGGTGCAGGGGTTCGCAGTGCCGCCGGGTTGATCCAGTTGCACAATTTGGGGCGCGCGTTATTGTTCGCTTGCCACGACGGCGCACGACTCCCGTGCACGGACATCCGACGATGTCTCGTAGAAAGAAAATGATGAGCAAGTTCACCCTCGGACAGCCGGAGGGCATTGGCGTAGTAGAGCCTGGCTACGGCACGTTCGGCCCTGTGGAACCCCTCTCTTCAGCGTTCCTGCCTGCGCCGCCTCCTCCAACGGAAGTGGAGCGTTCAGATAGCCAAATCGGTTTCCTAGTAGAGCAGTTGTGCGACCGAGCACGAATGCTTGGCGAGAAGTTTGGCGTTTCGCTGAAGGACTTCCCGCTTGAGCGACCTGCGGTGCCGTCAACGTCTGACGAAAGACTTGTTCACGCTATTGTGAATCTGTCGCCCCATGAGGCCGTTAGTCTTGAACGAGTACGCGATGCATGGGGACTTTGGTACCGGTCCAGCGTGGGAGGATTGCAACCGCGCCCTGCTGTTCCAGCGATGCCATTGCGCGATGCACCTCTCGCTGCTCGGCGCCAATTCTTGCTCCGTAGCGATGCATTTTTCACGGAGTACATGCGTCAGACCGTCGACAAGCTCAAGGCGTCAACTGAAGCCATCAGCGCAGGGGTTAAGACTGTCGAGCGGCTGGACGCATTCTTCTCGTCTGAGGCGATGGACAGCGCAAGCAAGGGTGCTCGTCCGGCGGTGCTGGTCGGCCAGCCACTGGGACTACCCGCGCCAAAAGGCGCGTTGCCAAGCCCAGAGCAGGTTCGACACGCCATCAAGGCCAAGCCCATCAAGGCCAAGCTCATCAAGTAGATCTAGCCCCCAACACGCGGCCCGCCCCGAACCTCCGAGGCGGGCCGCAGTGCATCACCAGCCGAACGTCCACCGCACACCCGCGCCGGCCATCCGCTCGCGGGCGTTAGCCTCGGTGAAGGCGAAGATGCCCAGGTTCTGTCGGAGTCTCGCCCCGCCCTCCAGGCGCGCGTAGGCGCCCGTGAGGGAGGAGACGCCCGCCTGGGCCTCCAGGTAGCCCGACCGCACCGGTACGTCCGACAGCACCCGCGACAGCCCCGCGTCGACTGCTACCCGCGGGGCATCGAAGGGACCGCCGTCGCCAGCGCGGCCGTGCTCCCGATGGCGCCCAGGGCCTGCGCGGCCGAGACGACTTCCTCCGCGATGGTGGCGGTGGGCGTGGCCTTGCCCGCCTTCATCCGGTCCACGGCCGCCTCGATGAGGCCGCCCAGGAAGGTGCCGATGCTGCCGGCGGTGAGGCCCAGCACCGCCTGGAGCTCCTTCAGCCCGTGCTCGCCCAGGCTCGCCTTGAGCTGCGCGAGCGCCGTCGCCTTGAGCATCGCCAGCTCTTCGGCAGTGAGGACTCCGTCGGCGGCGGCGGCCTCCAGCTTCGGCCGCAGCGTCACCTCCAGTTCGCGGACGGTGGACTCAGCCAGCATGGAGACGCGGGCCCCCACCTGGGCCAGCTTCGAGTCCCCAGCCTGGGCGTTCAGCTTCTTGGTGAGCGCCAGCAGCGCGGCCGCGATGAGGGTAGCCAGGGCCGTGGCTATGATGGGGACGGCGCTGACGGCCGCCGCCACCAGCACGGACTGGATGCCCGGATCCGCGCCGGAGCTGGTGGACGTCTGGGCCAGGGCCACCGGAGCGGTTAGGACGGCCACGATGCACGCGGCCAGGGTGAGGCACTTCTTCATGGTGTTGCTCCCGTTGGGGGTTGAGCTGCACCAGGAGGAAGGGGCGGCCTGCTACTTCACAGCCGCATTCGGCACTGCGTGCACCACCAGGGCGCCCGCCACGTCGCGGATGGCGGACACCCAGCCAGCGCGTACCACCGGGTTGCAGACGTTGAAGGCGGGCAGCTCGGCGCCTGTCACCGCGGAGCGCCCGCCAGTGATGCTGCCGTAGGCGGTATAGGCCCGCTCGGCCAGGTGCAGCTCGTCGGGGCTCGCGTTGACGAGCAGCGCATCGGCGTTGGAGCGCTGCTCCGGCGGCGGGGTGTACGGCACGGCAGTGGGCGTGGACATGCGGTGTTCTCTCCAGGTGCTGCGGTTGGGCTGCACCACCCAGAAGGGGTGCCGCGCCCGGCTCCCCCGTTGGAGGTATTCCCCTCGTCGCGGGTGCAACTCCTACTGCCCCCCATGTACGTACTGAACTGGCTGGGACCGAGCATTGAGGCACGCGTCTACTGGGGGCGAGGCGGCCCCTCGGCACTACAGGCTGCGGTAGAGGCGGGACGTCTCTCGGCGTCCATGGCCCTGCGCATCGCCAGAGAGATGCCGCTCCTGGCGTTGGAGGAAGCGGCATGGCGCGTGGGCTACGACTGGTTTTGGGACGTGGAGCACGACCAGCACGTTGCCGCAACACAGCGGGCCGTGCTCGCAGACGCGTCCGCGCGTGAGTTGGTGGCGGCGCGCCAGGTGCTGCTGGAGCGCTGGATGCAACTGCGGTGGGCAGCCCATGGGCAGCACTCGATGGTGGTGTCGGAGGAGCTGGCTCGCACCGCCCGAACCACGGAGTGCCTCGGCTACACCTGCGACGACGTGACGGTGCGCGAGCGCACGCTCCATGTGTCGGTCCCGGGCGCAGTAGGAATCACGCTCCCGGATGACCGGGGCCGCGATTGGCCTGTCGCGGACATGCTGATTGCGTCGGAGGGAGACGGGCGGCAGTGGCGCGTCATGCTGGAGGCGCCCAGCGACAACCCGCGGCAGCAGACCATCGCCGCCGTCATGATTCGTTGGCCCGTTGGCGCGACTGTTGGCGAGGCACTCGACCACTTCGACAGAGAGGGGGTGCCGGGCATCGACTGGCGCGGGGTGTGGCAGTGGATGCTGGGCGTGCTGCTGACCCGGCATCCTCCGCCAACCCAGGCGTAGGACGCTCAATCAGGAGGCGAAGGGAAGGCGCCGGAAGCCGAGGATGTCGGGCCGGTACTCCGCGCGAGCGAAGGCCTTCACCTTCGCGTCCACGCGCGCCGCGTCCTCCAGGGTGAGCGTCTTGCTGCCGCCGCCGGACGCGCCCACCACCACGCCCGCGCCCATGTGCACCATCACGTGGTCCGGGTCCCCAGCCCGGCCGTACAGCACCAGGTCCCCGGGCAGGAGGTCCGCCGCGCGCGCGACCGGCGCGCACTCCGCCCACAGCCGGTCCGTGTTGTGCGTCGCCCGCCAGTCCTTCCCTCCCACCTGGTGGAAGGCCCAGGTCACGAGGCCCGAGCAATCGAAGATGCGCGGACCATCCGGCGAGGCACGCTGCCCCTTCGCCCCCCACCGGTAGGGCTCATGCATCTGTGAGAGGACGAGCTGGAGGAAGGCGGCGCGCTGCGAGGTGATGGCCATGACGGTCTCCGGGGACTGCGAGGTGCTCCCCGGAGAAGGGGCGTCAGTTGGCTCGTAGTGAATGGCAGCGCTATCATCGCAAGACAGGCTTCCGGCACAAAGAGGACAACAAATGCGGGCATCAATCGTCGCAAGGCTGATGACTGTTGGATTGCTTGCAGGCTGCGGCCACGTCGAGGGCGACACCGCAAGAGAGCAGAAGT
It encodes the following:
- a CDS encoding SMI1/KNR4 family protein, giving the protein MPSMDSLLAEVSRHHYPEPPATPEQIAAFEARAGWQLDPDLRAFYLHCNGAALFRPRLTANYRVLSLDEIRRGRAAIRGSESDKDGPASWYTLLYLQDGDYILADVSRKEGGRYPLLDAFHETFPDPVETRQIAASFSEFLAKALASGDDFFWLDG
- a CDS encoding C40 family peptidase, giving the protein MAITSQRAAFLQLVLSQMHEPYRWGAKGQRASPDGPRIFDCSGLVTWAFHQVGGKDWRATHNTDRLWAECAPVARAADLLPGDLVLYGRAGDPDHVMVHMGAGVVVGASGGGSKTLTLEDAARVDAKVKAFARAEYRPDILGFRRLPFAS